Genomic DNA from Solanum pennellii chromosome 3, SPENNV200:
ttttcaataatagctatattttatatattaaatcaaatcaaaaataaaatgacaattaGCCACGAAATAGAAAATATCCAACTCgttcatttattaaattaataaattttgattcacATAGTTTAAGTTGGgtaaaataaattgttataaCCAAATGCTTCTATGGACTTTGTGTATACCGGAAGATTTAGTGTACTAAATTGTTCCATtaatttaagatatttaaaaattggatTATTACATTTTAGgtaaattgaaatttaaaaggTTTTGATTTTGTGTGAACATTAAAAGAACATTTACTCATATAGATTTCGTGAGTAAATGACTTTTAAGATGCTCAACCGTTCAATAGTGTTTAACATTAATCAAATAACACTTGTTTTCATGTCTCAATAATAACAGAATTTTACATTTTACacgctttttaaaaataataagtaattaataaaaatactttATCACTATATTCATGTCAATCAACTTATAGTCTtagattttgaaaagaaattgaGGTACAAACAATTatcattgaaaataatttttttaaacataattactatttttctttatatattaaacaatactcatattatattactatttaaaaaaaaaaaaaacaagtgaaGTGACTAGAAACATCCTCAGAAAATTGTGGTTATCTGTTTTTGGTTCTTACTCCTTTGTCCTCTTTTCatcacttttttcttcttaagtTTGTTCTAAGttcaacattattttattttaaacctaataagaacttttttttctttaaaaaaaagggatcaacagtcaaaaatatatattatattcataaattgaaataatttttcacAATAGAAAATAGCTAGTAAATAATACCTCCATTTATGATGGGCGAAATCTTACctttttttaaactaaaaacaagaaaaaattatttcttaattagattaaaaattctaattatacatgaattaaataaactaaatattaaatcctaaacaatttaattttctaCTAAAACTTTGAATCATCCTAACATAcaaaatacataaatcatagttaataacaataatatactGATCAGTGTAATTTTATATGTAAGGtctgaaaaaatatataaaaaaacctGACTAATATGttagaaagtttttttttttttaatatgaagccttaattcaaataaaatatttcaaatcagtatttaaaaaaaaaaaaaaggaagtgaTATATTATTCAGTAATGTGAACACTCACTCTGAGGAGGAAGTGACTAGTGAAAGCGATATGAGATAAAAATAAAGGGTATTTTGTAACTGATCTCAGATTATATTTACCGTAACCTTTTAACTTAGAGTAGTAAAAAGATCCTCTATTCACTTTTACTCGttcacattttaaaataatttcttattttaaatattatatcaaatttgattatttttttactcaAATTTGTATTCTAAAACCTAAGATAATAAAactatatacattattttttttttaaaaaaaacgtacaaaattcaaaataaacgAATAAAAGTAAACTGAAACTGAAACTGTACTATCTTTACAAATGATTCTCACTGgcatttgaaatttttttttttctttttagaaaagtttattgaatttttttcttttaggaaaaacaGCCTCGAGATCCTAAAGTACAAAAGGCATGCAACAACAAGCGGTTTGTTAGTAAATGTTGTTTGTTTTAATAATTAGCTTATTCAGACAACACTTTATTAATCAAACGTTACGTATGttgtttttttgttataataattaGCTTATTTAGACAACACTTTATTAATCAAACGTTACGTACATTGTCTAATTTGTCTCttctatatatttttgattAGTATAATTCATTGAACTTTTTGTATCCATATGCTAGCTGGGGAAAAAAAGAGTGCTATTTGTGTCCATTCACACACCACAATAATGATATCAAAAGAATATTGGCTATATTCTTATCCACCAGGAAGAGAACAAAAAGAGCAaggatttaatttattaattaattaattatagtaTATAAAGTTATAAACTCCTTTTATTTGTAGTCCTAATGGAAATTAGGCAAATTCCCTGCTATCAGGCTCTAAGTTGCCAAGTTGGAGAACATGTCAAAGAGAGATCTAAAACACTCCTGTCTGCATGaaatattatatgtaaaaaCTATGGTTTTACTATGCTGGTATCGTAAAACTTACCTCTATCTTATAAAGGTAGAATATAAAGAGTAATATTATTAAGTCTAACAAGTAATGGGATGCAGTAAATGCAAGCTCGGATTTAGACCTTGCAACAACACTTTGCAAATCTCAAATATGAGCATTTACTTTTCAAACCTGTAGCATGAAATGGCCAAATTTTACTGCTTAGCATTACTAACAAAAGCATCCATTCAACAAAGTTTATAAATTAAGTTGGAGCAAATTAAAAGCAAAGCTGTCTAACTCTTCCTCAGGAAGTTATGGTATCAGCTGATCATTTACCACTAATTACATTCTTCATAGTTACCAAGTTATAGTTTTCGACCATAAGATTAAATTGAAGCAGACACATGAAGTGTCATTTTGAGACACGCCTCCACACTTTTTTTCCAGGACCACCACGCACATTGCCATATCCTCTGCCACCAAGTGAGGGTTGAGATGTCCTAGACGAGTGTGGTCTGTTGCCATGATCCATATGGACTATTGGGATCTCTACACCAAAGGTCTGGCAACACATATGAACAAGTCTAttaatagaatgaaaaaaatgatgagCGTTTTATAATGACAGAAAGAGGGCATTGATTACCTCgttgtctattttcatttgtTGAGAGAGCGTCAGTATGGATTCATGCTCTGGTAGACCATAAGAAAGATAGTCAAAGAAGTCGTCCTTATGGTAAACAGGCTGCACAACAGAGAGaagtcaataaataaataaaccagCCTTAATTAGAAAGCTTATAAATGAAACTTGTGCAAATTTTCCACCAGCTTATGGTCATCATTGTTGCTGAAGATGGCCCAAACTTCTTTCTTGTTGAACTTTTTGTACATTCCCTCGAAATCAAAGTCCTCTACAAATCTTCTTATCACACCGGGTTTctgaaaatgaaaacaaaacttAAGAGAGCAAAAACTACATGGTAAATAGCGATCGAGTGTACATGTGGAAATACTTCAACTTCCTTTTTGGCTTGGCACCAAGTAAAGTGAAACAAGAGATGGAGTTTGGTACAACCCACAGGTTGGACATGAATGCATAATAAATGAACATCCCGTAAGACTCATATCAATACCTATGTAGgcttaaatgaaaaatgcaaaCAAAAGAGATAATTACCTGATCTCTTCCCCCAGCAGACTGATTTTTATCATGAGGAGATGATGTAGATCCCTGCAAGTAGAAGAATAAAGGGTATTGTTGAGCACAGAAACAAGtagtagtgtttgctttgataCAATGTGATCCAAGGAATTAGAAAGAAACACAAACACATAACAGAACCTCCAAAGAAGAATAGACTTGGTTGTTTGCTAATCAACATTCAGCAACAGTTATGGTTTAACTGATCAATGACAAGGACCAAACTAGGTTTACTcatgaaacataattttaataaagGGTGATATCAGCTTAACCGTTTACTATAAATGGCCAAATCATATCATGAGGAAGAACAAACAAGGGACAAAGAGTGAACATACAGTTTCAGTTGTGGGTTTCTCCAGGGTTTCTTCACTGCTATTTGATGGAAGAGGCTCCATTACCGGTGCTATAACAGTCATTTCTTCTATGTTTACCTTCTGCCTCTGTCCTGACTGTTGTGCTTGTGGCAAAGAAAATGTCACTTGTCCGCCAGATAGCAAGGAAGGATTCGTAGTTGGGCAACGGCTAGTACTATGACCCAACAACAAGGGATGTTGGTGTTCATAATAACTGGATCCACCAACTAGAGAGGTATTTACATTCTGGTGCTGTTGAACTGGGGCCTGTGAAGGCGGAGGATGAAAATAAGCAACTCCTCTTGAGGACCCAATTAGTCCTGGCCAATAATTAGGCCTAGTCCTAGAGATATTTGCAGGTGGAGGAGGGAGAAATGAGCCCCTAAAGCTTGAAGTTGATGCTGAACGGAATGATGTAACAGGCCTGAGGATGGGTCGTGCACTGCTTCTAACATTTGCACCATGAGATGTGAAGGCCATATGTGTAGGAGTGGGGTGACCAAAACGAGGCTTCCAAAGATTTTCATGCACAAGGTTAGACAAAGTATCCAGGGAGTAATCAGAAAAAAACTAATCCgtataagaaaaatataccCGTATTATCGCAGGATGGCCAGGTACAACAGATGTAGTTGAAGGTAAAGGAGGAGATATAACCTGCAGATCCTGAGGCAACTCAAGGCAAAGGAAAAACAGAAAATCCAGTACGAGATCATGTTTTCGGAATGTTGATAAAATAATCGATCTActgtttattttattagttgatGTTTCAACTTAACTTTTTTGCTCCTAATAAATGTGACAATTTGAACAGCTTGAGCACATCCTAAGTTGTTTGAAGACATTTCAttcatctcaaaaaaaaaaaatctagttgACAACTCACCTTTATGTTGGCTCCGCGTAAGTATATATAATTGTAGATTCGGTCCTTTCCAGGAATCTGAGGGCCATATTTTAAGCGTCCTTCCGACCCAAAGAATTTCACTGCAGCCACACCAGACATTGATTAATTATGCATCAAAAGGGCACATGatagttaaattattaatagatgaacaaaaaataaaataaaatccagGAACTagaaatcatcatattacttaacaAAATGGTGACACTTTCTTTCTTTGATTGCTTGCAGCAAAATATTTGTTTCCAGAAAAAAGTGTTTTGTTTCCAATTAATAATGGGAGAAGTTATTATACATTTGCAATATTGATGATAAGCTTCAAAAACTTAATCTAAAAATATGAACTTACTGAAAGATGAGCTTATTTGGGAATAGAATTCTAGTAAATGTTATTCATGCTGTGATCCAAAGTATGAGGAACTATTATGAAATACAAGTAAATTTCGAACATTGATCCATTCGTTATTTGAGAATGGAAGTTTGAGTTTAGGATAAATAAAGAATActacaaacaacaacaacaacatcacaGTAAAATTTCACATGTAGGGGGTTAGAAAGGGTTGAGTGTATGCAGACCATAACCCTACCTCgcggagaaaaaaaatatactaaaaaccattattttaaataattgaaaatatccTTACTAAGGTTTTTGCTTCCTAATTTGGTGAACTATCAAGGTGACATTGAATTTGTAAAGATTCTTAGCTAATTCAAGTGGTTTCTCTAGCAAGTTGTTTGGTGTTGTTAGGGTTTATGGTTTCCCTAACAAAGTAGTGTGAAAGAAAAGTTCTTTGTAACTTTTCACTACTTCTTTTGCTTGGTAATCTACACTTCCTTTGCCATTTTTATTTCCTGGAGGAGATACATCGCCCATCTTATAAATCAAGTGATTGATTTATGAAAACACACagattcaaaacaaaaaaggaacaaaaattaGTATCAAAGTGAGGAAAGGACTATTTTTCTGTGGTTTTGAATAAAAAGAACTGAACCAAAGAACCACAAAATCACTAAGAATCAGTACAGATAATGAATGAAGAATTATTAAAACATACTGatccaacaacaaaaaaaagaacaaaagtagTATTAGCTAGAGTTGAGAGAATGACTATTTCTGTGTGGTTTTGTACAAAAACAACTCAAAATCGATGTTGTAGAACCACAAAACCATGAAAACACGTGAAATCCGTCCAGAAAACCAATGAAAACATACCGATCCAACAAAAAGTAGTATCAAAGTGAGGAAAGGACTATTTTTGTGTGGATTAGtacaaaaaaaactcaaaattgaTGCTTCAAAACCATGAATTCACTAAGAATCAGTCCAGATAACCAACGAAGAGTTATCAAAACACACAgatacaacaaaaaaagaacaaaaagtaGTATCAAAGTGAGAAAAGGGGTTTTGTGCTTAAAAAAAAGCTTCAAAACCATGAAATTACTAAAAATCAGTCCAGATAACCAATTAGGAGTTATCAAAACATAcagatacaaaaaaaaaaaaaattagtatcaAAATGAGTAACTGACTATTTTTGTGTGGTTCTGTACaaaaaaaacaactcaaaatTAATGCTTCAAAATCATGAACATATAACCAATGAAGAGCTATCAAAAACATCCTGATccaacaaccaaaaaaaaaattaaatcaaagaCTGAAGACCATTTCTCAGTAGTTAAAAACAAGTAACAGTGAACTACTAATAATAAGCAAAGTGAGAAAAATGTATACCATACTTAAGCCCAAGTCTATGATtactaatttcaaataaaatcccTTCATATCGCATTTCAGATGTCGAAATGACAGAAATTAGAGATCCGAGCCTTAATTCGCCGGTCCTCGCCAGAGCTAGTCTCTGATGAATGCCGATAGGCGGTGCGGCCATAACTAAAGTTTGAGAGACGTGAAAAACTAAGCAATCGATACCgatcaatttatagaaaaaaatttacaactCAACTCAAGCCAAT
This window encodes:
- the LOC107014058 gene encoding protein decapping 5-like is translated as MAAPPIGIHQRLALARTGELRLGSLISVISTSEMRYEGILFEISNHRLGLKYVKFFGSEGRLKYGPQIPGKDRIYNYIYLRGANIKDLQVISPPLPSTTSVVPGHPAIIRPRFGHPTPTHMAFTSHGANVRSSARPILRPVTSFRSASTSSFRGSFLPPPPANISRTRPNYWPGLIGSSRGVAYFHPPPSQAPVQQHQNVNTSLVGGSSYYEHQHPLLLGHSTSRCPTTNPSLLSGGQVTFSLPQAQQSGQRQKVNIEEMTVIAPVMEPLPSNSSEETLEKPTTETGSTSSPHDKNQSAGGRDQKPGVIRRFVEDFDFEGMYKKFNKKEVWAIFSNNDDHKLPVYHKDDFFDYLSYGLPEHESILTLSQQMKIDNETFGVEIPIVHMDHGNRPHSSRTSQPSLGGRGYGNVRGGPGKKVWRRVSK